The sequence below is a genomic window from Patescibacteria group bacterium.
TACCCCGTTATCAGTTTGGCTGAAGCTAGAGGTGTGGCGCTTGAAGCAAGTAACAAAGTGTTAAAAGGGGTAGATCCTGCGCAAGAAAAACAACAAGCAAAAGCCACCCCTTCTTTCAAGGCATATGTTGAGGAGTATAGAAGCAAACACCTAGTTAAGTTGAGGACGGCAGAGGAACAATATCGCATTTTAACTCGAGATGCGGTGCCCGCATGGGGCGGTAGAAAAATTACACGAATCACACAGCAAGATGCCTTCAAACTATTGGAAGGGATTAGAAATGGTCAAAATCGAAAATCACCTATTGCGGCAAATCGTTTACTAGAGCGACTGCGTCATTTGTTCAATGTGGCCAAAAGTGAAGGGGTTATAGAAAAATCCCCCATGGAGGGCAGCAAAAAAACCAAAGAAGTATCGCGCAACAGGGTATTAGAAAATACTGAGATTAAAAAATTTTGGCAGGGGGTGGATGCTTGTGGTCTTAGCCCACAATTACCATTGCTTTGAAGCTTGTATTAGTTACAGCACAACGTTCAGGCGAGGTGGCTGAGATGCGTTGGAACGAAATTGACTGGGATAACAAAATTTGGACTATTCCTGCTAGCAGAGCGAAGAACGAGCAAGAGCATTGCTTGCCACTAAGTGGCATTGCCCTTGAATTGCTTCAAGAGGCGAAAAAACATACAGGGGATAGTAGTTATGTCTTTCCCTCAACATCAGACCTGCCGATGCGACGCGCTCCTATTGGCCGAGCTGTTAAACGTCACCATAGAGAATGGAATTTGGACCGATTCACCCCCCATGATTTACGCCGCACAGCACGCACTAAATTAGCTGAGATAGGCGTGAGTGATATTGTTGCTGAACGCGTATTGAATCATAAGCAACAGGGCGTACAAGCCATTTACAACCGACATAGGTACCTTGAAGAAATGCGCGAAGCATTAGAGCTATGGGGAAAAGCACTATTGAAAATTGTAAATGAAGAGGACTGCGATGGTGATAAGTGGCGGCAGATATTACGTGAGCTA
It includes:
- a CDS encoding integrase arm-type DNA-binding domain-containing protein, with protein sequence MVCRCTDRKVSGLVLRVTKTGVKTFSFLYRMPDSDVKRRLSIGKYPVISLAEARGVALEASNKVLKGVDPAQEKQQAKATPSFKAYVEEYRSKHLVKLRTAEEQYRILTRDAVPAWGGRKITRITQQDAFKLLEGIRNGQNRKSPIAANRLLERLRHLFNVAKSEGVIEKSPMEGSKKTKEVSRNRVLENTEIKKFWQGVDACGLSPQLPLL
- a CDS encoding site-specific integrase, translated to MRWNEIDWDNKIWTIPASRAKNEQEHCLPLSGIALELLQEAKKHTGDSSYVFPSTSDLPMRRAPIGRAVKRHHREWNLDRFTPHDLRRTARTKLAEIGVSDIVAERVLNHKQQGVQAIYNRHRYLEEMREALELWGKALLKIVNEEDCDGDKWRQILRELKSGGSMMPISQ